The DNA region GActaatttttctcctgttatGGGTCACATTTGTCTGCTTTTTGGCATAACTGCTTATTTTTTACTGGATGCCACTGTGAGCGTTTTTGAGCATTTGGATTTTATTGTCTTCCTTCAAAGAGTGTTCAAGTACCTTTTGCTGACAGTTAATTCGCTATCAGCTTGATCCTTTTGAAACTTGTTTTTAAGCTTTGTAAGGGTGGGTCTAAAAATACTCTTTAGGACTCTTTACCCTTAATACCAGGGCATGTGCCTTTGAAATCTCTCTACTATTTCCTCTGAGTATTTAGCCAGGTCTCTCTACTCCAGCTGGACAGAATTAGAATGCCTCCCCGTTATTTCTTCAGGACCAGAACGAGACCTCTCAGTGAAACATTCTTCTGTATATCTTTTGGTGCTACACTATCTGGTCTGATCCTTGCCACAAGCCAGTAAAGTAGATAGTGTAATTTTCGTTTCATAGATGAAGGTGGTGAGGCGTAGGGAAGTTTGCGTTGTGACTTGCTCGTATATGGCAGGGCTGGATCTTGGGTCCAGGTCTGTGATTCCTTTACAACCATACCCtttaagctccatgagagcagagaaCAGTTTTTCAGAGTTACTTTCTCAGTTTGGAGCCTCACATTTACATATGTAGCATCTCAAATCAAGAGGGTATATCTTAAAACAAatttatgggatttttttccttccagaaaactGTCATTGAATTAGTTGTGATGCGTCAAAAATCACTGTGTCTTAGAATCAAGGAAATATGTAAACTCCAGTGCCTAATAGAGCCGTGATACATAATACATGTATTATAAGCATTTGTACACTAGGTTCAAGAATGTGGTGATTTTAGAAAGCAAAGTGTGccttttaataaaagttttataccTCTGCTTGTCTTTTCAGGTATTTTATGCATGGTGTGTGTCGGGAAGGAAACCAGTGCCTGTTCTCACATGACTTGGCGAACAGCAAGCCATCCACCATCTGCAAATACTATCAGAAGGGCTACTGCGCCTATGGGACTCGTTGCAGGCAAGAACCCCACAGCTGCTCCCAACTATTCTGTTAGCTTAAACATTATCGGGACTCAGATCCTTCATTTGGAGCATGGGTGTCAATgagggggaaatttttttttttaagattctatttattttagagagcatggggggtaaggagcagaggggggagggagagacagaatcccaaacaggctccacacccagtgcagagcccaatgtagggctcagtctccagaccctgagatcgtgacctcagctgtaatccagagtcagacgcttaaccgactgagccacccaggcgccctgatgagGGGAAAGTTCTAATTTGAAAGTAATTTAACAAAAAGTACAGCAGATCATTTTGAAATCTCAGTTTCATTacaataaaagtaattttaatttttcaaaatcacttttCAGGCCTTATTCTTATGAGTCTCTTAGAAAATTGCACTCACAGTATATATATCTTGCTTTTTTCCTCACTTAACATGTCACAAGCTTTTCCCTAAGCACTACTTTGTAATTTTATGTTTCATAATGTTAACATACCATCATTTTATTAACGATTCCTCTCTTAGATAGTTAAATGGTTTCCAGGgtggttttggggggggtttgCTATGAGTACCCTTGCAGTGAACATTTATATGCATATAGAGTCTGCCTTTTTCCCACCTACATGTATAGGCAAGTTTTGTAAATTCTAAACAGGGAAACATTCCAAAAACCTGTTGAAGTGCTTTTATAGTGAAGGGCTGGTATGTTCTTTCCTGTGCTGACTGGAGGCTGTAGAAGTTGCCCCCCTGCCGCCCGCCCCACCAGTGCATGCCCCAGAGAGACAGTCCAGGAAAGGCCTGTCTCCAGCTGTTACATTGACCATCGTTAACTTTTGGGGGACTCCTGGCAGAAGAACACTGGCTTGGGTGTCAGGAGATTTCACTTCAACATCCGGCTGGAATTTTCAggatttctgtgtgtgtggtcTGCGGTATTTTGTCTGCCCCAATCACATCTCCCAAgagtggtgacagatggcagtgTACCGACCACTCACTCTGAATTACCAGGCATTTCTTACTAATTGATAAGCCTTTTATCATTCAAAATATGGGAAAAGGTTGTCCCATTCTCCACCTCCACAAGTGGAGCGGAGGAAAAGATGGTCCCCGTCTAGGTAGCGTGGGAGGCATATGCAGCTAGTGTGTCCCTAATGCCTTTGCTGTGCGTTTTGTTTAGATATGATCACACGAGGCCTTCTGCTGCAGCTGGTGGTGCCGTGGGCACTGTGCCCCACGGTGTGCCCTCCCCGGGTTTCCACGGTCCTCACCCTGCTTCCGACCTCACTGCGTCTATTGTGAAAACTAACTTACATGAGCCTGGGAAACGTGAAAAGAGAACGTTGGTACTTAGAGACCGAAGTGAGTGAGCAGAGTCCTTTTGTTGCCTCTTTTGGAAAAGCGGTCCTGTTTGTTCGTGATGCTCCTTTCTGGCCCTCTCTTGTCAGAGGGCTCCTCATCTAGTCCCCCTGCCAGCTGTTCAAGTGTAGACACCAGACCTGTCCTGCAGACAGCTTCCTTTGGCTGCAGAGCGTTTAGGTGATGCGTTCTGCCTGCAGGCCAGGCTCACTGCCAAGTTTGGCCTGACAGGACTTACAAAGGGACCTTTGTCAGTGTGTAACTGCTGTCTCCATGGGGTGGTTCCCCAATTCTGAGGAGCACCAGGCGACTCATTTCAAAGCtccatatttttatgtttcactATTTTGCTTCTGGGTCAGTTCACAGTCTTAGTTGTTATGCTCAGCCAGTGTTGGTATTTTCAGTTGCAGCTTTGGTAATAGAGCAACATActggggtttggggaggaagtAGGCTACAGatcataaaagttatttttattggcTGGTCCTCAGCAATTAAAGGGATTTCTGGTTCTTGGAATTGTGTGGCGTAAGATAGGTAGATTCCATCCTAACCAAGTAATCATGCTAGTCGAATGTCCTCCCTCTAAAGGCCAGAAGTGCAAGCGGTGGGAAGGCTATAGGGGAGAAGGGGGCCATAGGAGGGTTCAACACTGGCCTTGGGACCCAAAGACTCACTAGATTTTCATTCtagtttactttaaaatgataGGTATCTTTACTAATGTAAAGGAAAGTACTGTCTTTTATTGACTTCATTCTAAATTCCCAATGACTTAAAttttggtgtttaaaaaaattatcattattatttttttagtgttaacTGGTCCATTGGTTGACATTtccatatttgtcatttttaaacagCAACTTTACTGTTCTTTTGTATATCTTGGTCTGTTTTGCAAATTTCCTGTGTTGCcaattatgttttttctttaaaaaaaaaaacaaatcacgATTATGGTAATGTCCCTATGAACATTTTGTactgttccttctgtttttccctcttggcctgtttttttttgtttgtttgtttgtttgtttttctgtatgaTCCAAAGAGTGGAATTCCCAAGGTCAGAGTTACTTAATTTGTTAGGTTTTCACTAACTGCTTACCAGACAGAAAGTTTAGGCCAGTTTTCATttatgtgtgtgctgtgtgttttGTATTAAGATCTCTCTGGCATGGCTGAGGAAAAGACTTGCCCAAGTGTCGTGAGTAATCCAGGAGGCTGCAGTGATCCCCAGAACAGCCCAGAGATGAAGCCACATTCCTACCTCGATGCGATCAGGAGTGGCCTTGATGACTTAGAAGCCAGCAGCTCCTACAGCAGTGAGCAGCAGCTGTGCCCCTATGCGGCGGCTGGGGAGTGCCGATTTGGGGATGCTTGTGTCTACCTGCATGGAGAAGTGTGTGAAATCTGTAGGTTACGAGTCCTGCATCCCTTCGACCCAGAGCAAAGGAAAACTCATGAGAAGGTAAAATTGCAAGCTTTTGCATGAacttacttaaatttaaaatgtgctaAGTGACAAAATTGTTGGTATTTCTGTAATCATCTCTTTACCAGTAATGCCTTCAGCGTGTACTTGGCATgtttataatcatattttcaagtcctttttcccctttgtcattttgacaatttttgattatttaaaataaagaaaaagggaagaggcaTTGGAAACATAAAGCATGCAAAGTTCAGAGAATGAATCTAACTCaggagtgggtgtgtgtgtgtgtgtgtgagagagagagagagagagagagagagaggcacacacATCCTGCCTAGGTTTACATATCCTTGTGCCTGGGGTCCAGCCGGGCCAAGTTCTAGAGAATTTGAGGAGCCAAGTATTGGAAGGGACCTTTCAGGTCATTAGGTCCCCAGTGTTTATGGAGGTGCCGCCTCACACTAGGCTCTGTGCTTGCTATGAAGATGGgtaggagagacagaaaggagccCACAGCCTCAGTGTTGGAGCTCATGACGGTGAGCAGGCCATGGTGTGTGAAGGAAGGCTGAGTCTCCACTCTCCATCGtctcccctggggggggggggttcaggtGAGTGCAGAATGAGAGCTGCACCCAGGGTGTTGAGGTCTTTGTGCTGTACGTGTTGGTGTGTCTCCCATCTGTCCATCATGAGCTCCCAGGGACAGAGTCTGGGTCTTCATGCTCTTCGCATTGACTCATGCCCGATACACGGTGCTTCACCTGGGAGGTACTCAGCACCCGCTTActgaatacatttattaaataacttgCGCTCTTGAGAAGTGGTGCTGCTTACCTCTGACTGACCAGCCTGATGTTTCAAGGTAAGGATTGTTCAGCATTTCTGATACTGGTGTAGTTCAGAGTGGGGACGAGTGCCCAGAAGAGCCGGGAGACCGGGGTCCCAGGCTCTGGGAACTCTGTGATTCCACGCTGGTCCTCGAATCTTTTGGGACCTTCATAGCCTTGGCTCTGAACCGGAGGTGACCGTACCATGCTAGGAAAGCAAGGGGCTGGGCAGGTGATGGTTTGAAGTCCTTTTTGTGGTCTGAAAGAGCTTTGTGTCCAGCAGCCCAGAACCTAACAGTGTGGCCCTCCTCTCTCCGTACTTCAGATCTGCATGTCAACATTCGAACATGAGATGGAAAAGGCCTTTGCCTTCCAAGCAAGTCAGGACAAAGTGTGCAGTATCTGCATGGAAGTGGTCCTTGAGAAGGCGTCTGCTTCTGAGAGGAgatttgggattctctccaacTGCAATCACACGTACTGCTTGTCCTGCATCCGGCAGTGGAGATGTGCCAAGCAGTTTGAGAACCCAATCATTAAGTAAGTCCAGCTAGGGGTCTTAGCTCTGGAAGCTGGGGAGAGCGTTAGATTGGGGGCGTTCTGTCTACTCTTCATCCCTCCCCTTGTCCTCCAGATTGAAGATAACTAGTGCATCCAAGCCCGTGATTGCAGGAGCCCGGGCATGTCAGGCAGCCTTCTTGAGCCCAAGtgccttttcctttaaaatatgggTAATAACTCCTGCCGACCGTCAGGGTGTTTGGGGACACTCGGCGGGGTCCCTCTGTGTGAGAAGGGATTCATAGCACCGGCTTGTTTGACTCTAGCACTGGTAGTTTACTAGTAGTTTACTAGTAGTTTACTAGTAGTTTGCCTTTAGGCCGATTGCCTCTTGACCTTTTCAGCCTttgttttccatctgtaaaatacagttgttgtaaatggaataaaacatCTACACATCTCATGTCATGTATGATACACGAGATGTGCTCCGTGGAGCCAGTGCAGGATTCTTTTtgtccccagctttattgagatatccGTGACCTGTAACAACCCAGGATTCTTAAATTCTGCAGAGGGATGGGGAAGAGCTTACTCATACTGAAAAGTGAATGTGTGCTGTGTACCGTTAGAAGCTCTTCGCACACATAACTCCTCATTCTCATAACTCCTAATTCTCTCAGGCCCAGCGATCATTCTCATTTACGGATAAGAAAACTGGGGTAGAGTGAAGTCAAGTAACGTGCCTGAAGTCACACATTTGTGTGGTAAAATAGCGGCTTTGTTGAGATAAAAGTGTGtggttcagtggtttttagtccTTTGGCAGTTGTAGCCACCATTACTTGAGTCTAATGGTAAAATGTTatcatcatccccaaaagaaacctcTCTGTGCATTCACTGCCCatttcctccctgctccttctagGCCCCGGCAGCCACTCCTCTATTTTCTGGCCTCTGGCATTGCCCGGACATTGATTGTAAATGGAGTCCTACAACACAAAGCCTTTCTAGATCGGGGCCGGCAGACAGCTCTCCGTCTGCTCTCCGCGTTCCGCCTTCCCGCCTTCCGGCTCGTGCGCCAGcgctcctccctcctctgggccGGGGGGCATGGCCCTGTGTGGGGTCCTCAGTTGATAGGCGTttggattgtttccttctcttggttattatgaataatgctgctgcgAATTCTCATGGACGAGTTGTCGTGTGCCCGTTTATTTTTCTGGGTAGATGGCTAGGAGTGGGATTGCGGGCCATATGGTAACTGGTCagcattttgaggaactgccaggctgctttccacagtggccacaccagCAACGTAGGAGGGTTCCGGTTGCTCCCCTGCCTCGTCAACTCTTGgtattgtctgtctgtctgtagccatcctagtaggtgtgaagtggtactTGTGGTTTTCTTTGCGTTTCCCTGATAACTAAGGATCTTGAGCATCTTCTTCTTGGCCGTTTTGCAGAAATGCCTACTtgaatcttttgcccattttaaagttgggtttgttcgtttgttttaaatattttaagtaatctctacacctaagtggggcttgaactcacaaccccgaaatcagGAGTTGTGTGCTCCACCGAtggagccagccgggtgccccaaaTTGGGCTTTCGTCTTATTGTTGAGAAGAACATGTTTTTAACAGTAAGTAaggttttacacctgaaactaatattatactatatggtcactaactggaatttaagtaaaaacttcaaaaagaaaacagtaaagaagGTTCTTAGAGGATTGTGATTGCACCTTGTGGAATTTTCGGTTAGGAAACATGGAGTGCTCATGCATTTGGGCAAGGGGCTTGGTGGTGCAGGATTTATAACTTCATCTCTCCCACACTAACCTTTACTCTAATTTCAGGTCTTGTCCAGAATGCCGTGTGATATCCGAGTTTGTAATTCCAAGTGTGTATTGGGTAGAAGATCAGAATAAAAAGAACGAGTTGATTGAAGCTTTCAAACAGGGAATGGGGTAAGTTACTTTGAGTTCAGACAGGATTCGGTGCCTGCCTGGCAAATGCATTATACGTACATAACTTCGAACCCCACAAggtaatgtaatttttaaaatttcagttttgaggtataattaataAAACTGTTATTTCAAGTGTCATCATGGTTGATCTTCATGATGAGAGGATACTCCCATCTCATTAACATATCCAtcgctttttgttttttgtgggttttttttgtgaaCACCTCCAAGTTCTACTCTCTTAAGCAGATTTCAGTTTTATACACAGTGTTGTCAACTCTAGTCATCGTGTTTTACATGAGACACTTATTCATCATATAGCGGAAGGTCGATACCCTTGTATCAACTTTTCCTTATTTACCCTACCCTTTAGCCTCTGGCAACCCTTTTTGTACTACGTGAGTTtgtgtttgggtttggttttagATACCATGTAAGTGATCTCATAcaggatttgtttttctctctctggcttatttcacttagcataatgccctcaaggtccatccatgttgtcaccaGTGGCAGGATTTCCCTTTTTGtcatggctgaatagtattctctTGTATGTATATTCCAcgtcgtctttatccattcatctgttgacgggCACTTGGGTTCTTTCTGTGTCTCGGCTATTGACGAATGTGACAGCGAACATGGAAGTGTAGATGTCTCTTCTAGCAGgggtgaggtgctatctcattgcggttgtgatgtgcatttccctgacgattagtgatgttgagcaccttttcatgtgtctgttggacatttgcatgtcttctttgggaaaatgtctattcagttcctctgcccgtttttaaaTGGAATGTGGTGGTGGTTTTTGCTCTTAcatgaattctttatgtattttggatattacccCCTTATAagatagatgatttgcaaatattttctcccatttagtaggttgccttttcattttgtttggtttcctttgttcagaaacttttttgtttgatgtagtctcactttatttttgcttttgttgcctttgtttctgGCAGCAAATCCATGAAGagcattgccaagaccaatgtccaGAAGCTTACcccgtgttttcttctaggagtatTTATAGTTTCAGGGTTTACGTTCAAGTCTTCAATTTTGAGctgattttgtgtgtggtgtaagatagtggtccagtttccccaacaccctTTATTGGAAAGATTGTCTTTTCCCTATTGAATATCcctggctcctttgttgtaaattgaCCATATCTGCGAGGGCCTGTTTCATGGCCCTCTGTTCTATTCCACAGAGGATCTGTGATCCTCTatgctctatgtg from Ursus arctos isolate Adak ecotype North America unplaced genomic scaffold, UrsArc2.0 scaffold_14, whole genome shotgun sequence includes:
- the MKRN2 gene encoding E3 ubiquitin-protein ligase makorin-2 isoform X2 — translated: MSTKQVTCRYFMHGVCREGNQCLFSHDLANSKPSTICKYYQKGYCAYGTRCRYDHTRPSAAAGGAVGTVPHGVPSPGFHGPHPASDLTASIVKTNLHEPGKREKRTLVLRDRNLSGMAEEKTCPSVVSNPGGCSDPQNSPEMKPHSYLDAIRSGLDDLEASSSYSSEQQLCPYAAAGECRFGDACVYLHGEVCEICRLRVLHPFDPEQRKTHEKICMSTFEHEMEKAFAFQASQDKVCSICMEVVLEKASASERRFGILSNCNHTYCLSCIRQWRCAKQFENPIIKSCPECRVISEFVIPSVYWVEDQNKKNELIEAFKQGMGKKACKYFEQGKGTCPFGSKCLYRHAYPDGRLAEPEKPRKQLSSEGTVRVRTLPRLSRTLTGGISSS
- the MKRN2 gene encoding E3 ubiquitin-protein ligase makorin-2 isoform X1, with translation MSTKQVTCRYFMHGVCREGNQCLFSHDLANSKPSTICKYYQKGYCAYGTRCRYDHTRPSAAAGGAVGTVPHGVPSPGFHGPHPASDLTASIVKTNLHEPGKREKRTLVLRDRNLSGMAEEKTCPSVVSNPGGCSDPQNSPEMKPHSYLDAIRSGLDDLEASSSYSSEQQLCPYAAAGECRFGDACVYLHGEVCEICRLRVLHPFDPEQRKTHEKICMSTFEHEMEKAFAFQASQDKVCSICMEVVLEKASASERRFGILSNCNHTYCLSCIRQWRCAKQFENPIIKSCPECRVISEFVIPSVYWVEDQNKKNELIEAFKQGMGKKACKYFEQGKGTCPFGSKCLYRHAYPDGRLAEPEKPRKQLSSEGTVRFLNSVRLWDFIENRETRHVPNTEDVDMTELGDLFMHLSGVESSEP